From Patescibacteria group bacterium, a single genomic window includes:
- a CDS encoding Crp/Fnr family transcriptional regulator → MLKLSSINKLISFFEQYKLLQYKKRAMILHSNDSASSIFFIKSGYIRVFRISEDGEELTLTILKEYDFFPLTYGFNNNEVNNYYLEAITHLELWKAPQEQFMQFLKKDSELFFELTNTLMLKFDGFLTRMEYLVFNNAYTKVVTTLLMCAKGLGEQHGDEIIVKIPLTHKDISTMIGITRETTSLEMKKLERKGFVRRSGKFLIINNYKLLEEEAQHSMGLEEISPPYLL, encoded by the coding sequence ATGTTAAAACTGTCATCAATTAACAAATTAATTTCTTTCTTCGAACAATATAAATTGCTTCAGTATAAGAAAAGAGCAATGATACTTCATTCCAATGATAGTGCCTCAAGCATCTTTTTCATCAAATCTGGATATATAAGAGTATTTAGAATTTCAGAAGATGGCGAAGAATTAACACTTACCATTCTTAAAGAATATGACTTTTTTCCCCTAACATATGGTTTTAACAACAATGAAGTGAATAATTACTATTTAGAAGCAATCACACATCTTGAACTATGGAAAGCTCCTCAAGAACAATTTATGCAATTTCTTAAAAAAGATTCGGAATTATTTTTTGAATTAACAAACACCCTTATGCTGAAATTTGATGGATTCCTAACACGCATGGAGTATCTTGTTTTCAATAATGCATATACTAAAGTAGTAACTACACTACTTATGTGTGCAAAAGGATTAGGAGAACAACACGGAGATGAAATTATTGTAAAAATTCCCCTAACTCACAAAGATATCTCCACCATGATAGGAATAACTCGTGAAACCACCTCGCTAGAGATGAAAAAATTAGAAAGAAAAGGATTTGTAAGGCGAAGTGGAAAATTCCTGATTATTAATAACTATAAACTTCTTGAAGAAGAGGCGCAACACTCAATGGGTTTGGAAGAAATTTCTCCTCCCTATCTTCTTTAA
- the eno gene encoding enolase, translating to MNIASIHARQILDSRGYPTIETDVILEDGTLGRAAVPSGASTGTHEALELRDNDPSYYQGKSVQKAISNVNAAIAKILKGKDVTKQEALDNLMIDLDGTENKSKIGANAILSVSLACAHAAANSRKLPLFAYFQELAEELTPLMPVPMMNIVNGGKHAAGATDIQEFMILPIGASFFSEALEMGANIFHTLGDILHEKGYATTVGDEGGYAPHLNGNKEALDLIISAVEKAGYKIKEDVVLALDIAASELYSKKSYILKKDNHQMNTEEMIAFLQEMIKEYPIISLEDALAEDDHTGWQKLTSTLGQKIQLVGDDLFVTNTKRLERGIKNKEANSILIKVNQIGTLTETIAAVKMAKKAGWTTIISHRSGETEDTTISHLAVGLATGQIKTGSLSRTDRIAKYNELLRIEEILGDRAIYPGKEIFKKWHT from the coding sequence ATGAATATTGCATCTATCCACGCACGACAGATACTCGACTCTCGCGGATACCCAACTATTGAAACAGATGTTATCTTAGAAGACGGCACGTTGGGACGCGCTGCAGTACCTTCAGGTGCATCAACGGGTACTCATGAGGCACTTGAGTTACGCGATAATGATCCCTCCTACTATCAAGGAAAAAGTGTGCAAAAAGCAATAAGTAATGTCAATGCTGCAATTGCTAAAATATTGAAAGGAAAAGACGTTACAAAACAAGAAGCGTTAGACAATCTAATGATCGATCTTGACGGTACAGAGAATAAATCTAAAATAGGTGCCAATGCCATACTTTCTGTATCTCTTGCATGCGCTCATGCAGCAGCAAACTCCAGGAAACTCCCTCTTTTTGCTTATTTTCAAGAATTGGCTGAGGAACTAACTCCTCTCATGCCAGTCCCAATGATGAATATTGTCAATGGTGGCAAACACGCGGCTGGAGCAACTGATATACAAGAATTTATGATTCTTCCAATCGGAGCAAGCTTTTTCTCAGAAGCTTTAGAAATGGGTGCGAATATATTTCATACATTAGGAGATATTCTTCATGAAAAAGGATATGCTACAACTGTTGGAGATGAGGGGGGATATGCTCCACATTTAAATGGCAATAAAGAAGCATTAGATCTTATTATCTCCGCTGTAGAAAAAGCAGGTTATAAGATCAAAGAAGATGTCGTCCTAGCGCTAGATATAGCAGCTTCAGAGCTTTATAGTAAAAAATCGTATATACTCAAAAAAGATAATCATCAAATGAATACAGAAGAAATGATTGCATTCTTACAGGAGATGATAAAAGAATATCCGATTATCTCTCTTGAAGATGCTCTTGCAGAAGATGATCACACAGGATGGCAAAAGCTGACATCCACTCTGGGACAAAAAATTCAGTTAGTGGGAGATGATTTATTCGTTACTAACACTAAGAGATTAGAGAGAGGAATAAAAAACAAAGAAGCAAATTCTATTTTGATCAAGGTTAATCAGATAGGAACACTTACTGAAACAATAGCTGCTGTTAAAATGGCTAAAAAAGCAGGATGGACGACTATCATTTCACATAGATCAGGAGAAACAGAGGATACAACTATATCACACCTTGCTGTAGGATTGGCAACAGGTCAAATAAAAACGGGATCACTCTCACGTACGGATCGCATTGCAAAATACAACGAACTTTTACGTATAGAAGAAATTCTTGGCGATAGGGCAATTTATCCTGGAAAAGAGATTTTCAAAAAATGGCATACTTAG